The following are encoded together in the Streptomyces flavofungini genome:
- a CDS encoding ferritin-like domain-containing protein: MLSARSLFQEILDNDESFRLFCSIAASGESQGGWENGRIAALVPESQRDLAPKIARHGADEDKHGRIFNALLRKRGLDPVDVPAATDYTMILERSGIGLAHEKLRADQPLTEQDIVTYLSHSRVTEQRAADQMVMLRKHFGDDPEVGKAVKMISNDEDNHLAYCHEELLRFAYAGHGRAIQSTLRECALAEIVIYRDVSLAVMEHMGRILRWSPVKSRTLTAGIHAMYAYERAGGWRRMVTLKMPERRDALGGPATSAAEFA; encoded by the coding sequence ATGCTTTCGGCCCGGAGTCTCTTCCAAGAGATCCTCGACAACGACGAGTCGTTCCGGCTGTTCTGCTCCATCGCGGCGAGCGGAGAGTCCCAGGGGGGCTGGGAGAACGGGCGCATCGCCGCGCTCGTCCCCGAGAGCCAGCGCGATCTCGCCCCCAAGATCGCCCGGCACGGCGCCGACGAGGACAAGCACGGACGGATCTTCAACGCGCTGCTGCGCAAGCGCGGCCTCGACCCCGTCGACGTCCCCGCCGCCACCGACTACACGATGATCCTGGAGCGCAGCGGCATCGGACTCGCGCACGAGAAGCTCCGCGCCGACCAGCCGCTCACCGAGCAGGACATCGTCACGTACCTCTCGCACAGCCGCGTCACCGAGCAGCGCGCCGCCGACCAGATGGTCATGCTCCGCAAGCACTTCGGGGACGACCCCGAGGTCGGCAAGGCCGTGAAGATGATCTCGAACGACGAGGACAACCACCTGGCGTACTGCCACGAGGAACTGCTGCGCTTCGCCTACGCCGGGCACGGCCGCGCCATCCAGAGCACCCTGCGCGAGTGCGCGCTCGCGGAGATCGTCATCTACCGCGACGTCAGCCTCGCCGTCATGGAGCACATGGGCCGCATCCTGCGCTGGTCCCCGGTCAAGTCCAGAACGCTCACGGCGGGCATCCATGCCATGTACGCGTACGAACGCGCGGGCGGCTGGCGGCGGATGGTGACCCTGAAGATGCCGGAACGGCGCGACGCGCTCGGCGGACCCGCCACCTCCGCGGCCGAGTTCGCCTGA
- a CDS encoding S8 family peptidase, producing the protein MTDQVQRGSDPGGSGPGPDGMGFTYRAADAELIVVARPEARLRAQEQGVRSASGSDVSALNMFLSDEQLTLEPLFGSEDRLRAAAPDAQGEVPDLALFYRVRGGGDRAQELRARMAALPGIETAYVKPGAVPAALGPVGQQVGASEPDEERRRKEGMPATPDFSGRQGYLRPAPEGVDAYWAWQRLGGGGDGVTVIDIEGAWQLSHEDLSAKLAGVVIGTPIQDLAWRNHGTAVIGVIGADRNAIGVTGIVPDAVTAVASFTPAGTAATIHAAADRLAPGDIILIELHRPGPKFDFEARDDQKGYIAIEWWPDDFAAVRYATAKGIVVVGAAGNGAESLDDAVYERRPDEFPSWWRNPFNPSNPSSEAVLVGAGAPPPGTHGRDHGPDRSRLGFSNYGARLDAQGWGRETTTTGGFWNQPGDLQGGVDEIAWYTDTFSGTSSASPIVVGAVAALQGVLKAADQQPMTSARARAVLRATGSPQQDGPGRPASQRIGNRPDIKAAVTKLLPARVGSGLAERYWDELIPYPPELPPRLRLFVAGQWRNLNNPSPETRQAVHSAFAGESPDVRVWFSDDEVVGLVVTG; encoded by the coding sequence ATGACCGACCAGGTGCAGCGGGGCAGCGACCCCGGGGGCAGTGGCCCCGGACCCGACGGAATGGGGTTCACGTATCGGGCCGCCGATGCGGAACTGATCGTCGTCGCCCGGCCGGAGGCCCGGCTGCGTGCCCAGGAGCAGGGCGTCCGCTCGGCGTCGGGCTCCGACGTGTCGGCCCTGAACATGTTCCTCAGCGACGAACAACTCACCCTGGAGCCGCTGTTCGGCAGCGAGGACCGGCTGCGGGCGGCGGCCCCCGACGCCCAGGGCGAGGTGCCCGACCTGGCGCTGTTCTACCGGGTGCGCGGGGGCGGGGATCGCGCCCAGGAGCTGCGCGCGCGGATGGCGGCGCTGCCCGGGATCGAGACGGCGTACGTGAAGCCGGGCGCCGTGCCGGCCGCGCTCGGGCCCGTCGGGCAGCAGGTCGGCGCGAGCGAGCCGGACGAGGAGCGGCGCCGCAAGGAGGGGATGCCGGCGACGCCGGACTTCAGCGGCCGCCAGGGCTATCTGCGCCCCGCGCCGGAGGGCGTCGACGCGTACTGGGCCTGGCAGCGCCTGGGCGGCGGCGGTGACGGGGTGACCGTCATCGACATCGAGGGCGCCTGGCAGCTGAGCCACGAGGACCTGTCGGCGAAGCTCGCGGGCGTGGTGATCGGCACCCCCATCCAGGACCTTGCCTGGCGCAACCACGGCACGGCCGTGATCGGTGTCATCGGCGCCGACCGCAACGCCATCGGTGTCACCGGCATCGTGCCGGACGCCGTGACCGCGGTCGCCTCGTTCACCCCGGCGGGCACGGCGGCGACGATCCACGCCGCGGCGGACCGGCTCGCGCCGGGCGACATCATCCTCATAGAACTGCACCGCCCGGGCCCGAAGTTCGACTTCGAGGCCCGCGACGACCAGAAGGGCTACATCGCCATCGAGTGGTGGCCGGACGACTTCGCCGCGGTCCGCTACGCCACGGCCAAGGGCATCGTCGTCGTCGGCGCGGCGGGCAACGGCGCGGAGTCCCTGGACGACGCGGTGTACGAGCGGCGTCCGGACGAGTTCCCGTCCTGGTGGCGCAACCCCTTCAACCCGTCCAACCCCTCGTCCGAGGCCGTCCTGGTCGGCGCGGGCGCGCCGCCCCCCGGCACGCACGGCCGTGACCACGGCCCGGACCGCTCGCGCCTGGGGTTCTCCAACTACGGCGCGCGCCTGGACGCGCAGGGCTGGGGCCGTGAGACCACGACGACCGGCGGCTTCTGGAACCAGCCGGGCGACCTCCAGGGCGGCGTGGACGAGATCGCCTGGTACACGGACACGTTCTCCGGCACCTCGTCGGCGTCCCCGATCGTCGTCGGCGCCGTCGCCGCGCTCCAGGGCGTCCTCAAGGCTGCGGACCAGCAACCGATGACGTCCGCCCGCGCACGCGCCGTGCTGCGGGCCACCGGGTCGCCGCAGCAGGACGGGCCCGGCCGCCCGGCGTCCCAGCGGATCGGCAACCGCCCCGACATCAAGGCGGCGGTCACCAAGCTGCTTCCCGCGAGGGTGGGCTCCGGCCTCGCCGAGCGCTACTGGGACGAGCTGATCCCGTATCCGCCCGAACTCCCGCCGCGCCTCAGGCTCTTCGTGGCCGGGCAGTGGCGGAACCTGAACAACCCCTCCCCCGAGACCCGCCAGGCGGTGCACTCCGCCTTCGCCGGGGAATCACCGGACGTGCGTGTCTGGTTCTCGGACGACGAGGTCGTCGGCCTGGTCGTCACCGGCTGA
- the corA gene encoding magnesium/cobalt transporter CorA: protein MIVDCATYRHGVRAQGPADFSDALDEARAAGDAFVWVGLYEPTEDEFDLVAKEFSLHPLAVEDALKAHQRPKLEVYDDSVFVVLKPVVYEPESDAVSSGELMIFMGDCFVVTVRHGEGAPLSAVRHQLESDHEVLEHGPTAVLYSIADAVVDHYLEVADELQTDLEVLEAEVFSPDGGGSRNTASRIYRFKRQILEFRRATGPLAMPLARLAGLGPSGRAVPFVDESAQPYLRDVNDHLLRVNESVEGLDRLVTDILSAHLAQMSVRQNDDMRKISAWAAMAAVPTMIAGIYGMNFEHMPELRWWWAYPAVILLMAALEVGLFRLFKRRGWL, encoded by the coding sequence GTGATCGTGGACTGCGCCACCTACCGGCACGGGGTTCGCGCCCAGGGCCCCGCGGACTTCTCCGACGCCCTGGACGAGGCCCGGGCGGCCGGGGACGCGTTCGTCTGGGTCGGCCTGTACGAGCCGACGGAGGACGAGTTCGACCTGGTCGCCAAGGAGTTCTCGCTGCACCCGCTGGCGGTGGAGGACGCTTTGAAGGCCCATCAGCGGCCGAAGCTCGAGGTGTACGACGACTCGGTGTTCGTCGTGTTGAAGCCGGTGGTGTACGAGCCGGAGAGCGACGCCGTGTCGTCCGGCGAGCTCATGATCTTCATGGGCGACTGCTTCGTGGTGACCGTTCGCCACGGCGAGGGCGCGCCGCTCAGCGCCGTGCGCCACCAGCTGGAGTCGGACCACGAGGTGCTCGAGCACGGTCCGACGGCGGTGCTGTACTCCATCGCCGACGCCGTGGTCGACCACTACCTGGAGGTCGCGGACGAGCTGCAGACGGACCTGGAGGTCCTGGAGGCGGAGGTGTTCTCGCCGGACGGGGGCGGCTCGCGGAACACGGCCTCCAGGATCTACCGCTTCAAGCGGCAGATCCTGGAGTTCCGGCGCGCCACGGGCCCCCTCGCGATGCCGCTCGCGCGGCTCGCGGGCCTGGGCCCGTCCGGCCGCGCGGTGCCGTTCGTGGACGAGTCCGCGCAGCCGTACCTGCGGGACGTCAACGACCATCTGCTGCGCGTGAACGAGTCCGTGGAGGGCCTTGACCGCCTGGTGACGGACATCCTGTCGGCGCATCTGGCGCAGATGAGCGTGCGGCAGAACGACGACATGCGCAAGATCTCCGCGTGGGCGGCCATGGCGGCGGTGCCCACGATGATCGCGGGCATCTACGGCATGAACTTCGAGCACATGCCGGAGCTGCGCTGGTGGTGGGCGTACCCCGCGGTGATCCTGCTGATGGCCGCGCTCGAGGTGGGCCTGTTCCGGCTGTTCAAGCGCCGCGGTTGGCTCTAG
- a CDS encoding PAC2 family protein: MIELEGVPELIDPVMVAAFEGWNDAGDAASTAVAHLDKEWKGEVFAALDAEDYYDFQVNRPTVWLDGGVRKITWPTTRLSVVRVGGDKPRDLVLVRGIEPSMRWRSFCNELLGFAHELGVELVVIMGALLGDTPHTRPVPVSGVTSDPDLARTMDLEETKYEGPTGIVGILQEACTHAGVPAVSLWAAVPHYVSQPPNPKATLALLNRLEDLIDLRIPLGELTEDARAWQLGVDQLAAEDSEVAEYVQSLEEARDTAELPEASGEAIAREFERYLRRRDGGGPGPGPVAGTGQVGGTGQVGGHATDGGDGAAYLRDTPSERTRPPKPQPRPEPAADAKGEPAESSQESDTAESTKSSGSGGGTDDGGRSEGRREKPGRAKEDDSSSEDSSED, encoded by the coding sequence GTGATCGAGCTCGAGGGGGTACCCGAGCTGATCGACCCGGTCATGGTGGCCGCGTTCGAGGGCTGGAACGACGCCGGCGACGCCGCCTCCACCGCGGTCGCGCATCTCGACAAGGAGTGGAAGGGCGAGGTGTTCGCGGCGCTGGACGCCGAGGACTACTACGACTTCCAGGTCAACCGGCCCACGGTGTGGCTGGACGGCGGAGTGCGCAAGATCACGTGGCCGACGACCCGGCTCTCGGTGGTCCGCGTCGGCGGCGACAAGCCGCGCGACCTCGTCCTGGTGCGGGGCATAGAGCCGTCCATGCGCTGGCGTTCGTTCTGCAACGAGCTGCTCGGCTTCGCCCACGAGCTGGGCGTGGAGCTGGTCGTGATCATGGGTGCGCTGCTCGGCGACACCCCGCACACCCGCCCGGTCCCGGTCAGCGGCGTCACGTCCGACCCGGACCTGGCGCGCACCATGGACCTGGAGGAGACCAAGTACGAGGGCCCGACGGGCATCGTCGGCATCCTCCAGGAGGCGTGCACGCACGCGGGCGTCCCCGCGGTCAGCCTGTGGGCGGCCGTCCCGCACTACGTCTCGCAGCCGCCGAACCCGAAGGCGACGCTCGCCCTCCTCAACCGCCTGGAGGACCTGATCGACCTCAGGATCCCCCTCGGTGAGCTGACGGAGGACGCGCGCGCCTGGCAGCTGGGCGTCGACCAGCTCGCCGCCGAGGACAGCGAGGTCGCCGAGTACGTCCAGTCCCTGGAGGAGGCACGGGACACCGCGGAGCTGCCCGAGGCGTCCGGCGAGGCCATCGCACGGGAGTTCGAGCGGTATCTGCGGCGGCGCGACGGCGGCGGCCCCGGCCCCGGTCCCGTCGCCGGGACCGGGCAGGTCGGCGGGACCGGGCAGGTCGGCGGGCACGCCACGGACGGCGGCGACGGGGCGGCGTACCTGCGGGACACGCCGAGCGAGCGCACGCGGCCGCCGAAGCCGCAGCCGCGCCCGGAGCCCGCGGCGGACGCCAAGGGCGAACCGGCCGAGTCAAGCCAGGAATCCGACACCGCCGAATCCACGAAATCCAGTGGCTCCGGCGGCGGCACGGATGACGGCGGGCGGAGCGAGGGCCGCCGCGAGAAGCCCGGCCGCGCCAAGGAAGACGATTCCTCGTCAGAGGATTCCTCCGAGGACTGA
- the mshC gene encoding cysteine--1-D-myo-inosityl 2-amino-2-deoxy-alpha-D-glucopyranoside ligase, which translates to MYAWPASEVPALPGKGRDLRIHDTATGGLVTLDPGPVARIYVCGITPYDATHMGHAATYNAFDLVQRVWLDTKRQVHYVQNVTDVDDPLLERAKRDGKDWVELAQGETALFREDMTALRLLPPRHYVGAVESIPGIVPLVERLRDLGAAYDLEGDIYFSVESDPHFGEVSGLDAAAMRLLSAERGGDPDRAGKKNPLDPMLWMAARDGEPSWDGGSLGPGRPGWHIECVAIALDHLGMGFDIQGGGSDLAFPHHEMGASHAQALTGEHPFAKAYVHAGMVALDGAKMSKSKGNLVFVSRLRRDGVDPAAIRLALLAHHYRADWEWTDQVLQDAVARLARWRAAVSRPDGPPAEALVEEVREALANDLDAPAALAAVDRWAARQDAEGGTDEGAPGVVSRAVDALLGVAL; encoded by the coding sequence ATGTATGCCTGGCCCGCTTCTGAGGTTCCCGCCCTGCCCGGCAAGGGCCGCGACCTCCGGATCCACGACACCGCGACCGGTGGCCTCGTCACCCTCGACCCCGGTCCCGTCGCCCGTATCTACGTCTGCGGCATCACGCCGTACGACGCGACCCACATGGGTCACGCGGCGACCTACAACGCGTTCGACCTCGTGCAGCGCGTGTGGCTCGACACCAAGCGGCAGGTCCACTACGTGCAGAACGTGACCGACGTGGACGACCCGCTCCTGGAGCGCGCCAAGCGCGACGGCAAGGACTGGGTCGAACTGGCGCAGGGCGAGACCGCGCTGTTCCGCGAGGACATGACCGCGCTTCGGCTGCTGCCGCCGCGGCACTACGTCGGAGCCGTCGAGTCGATACCGGGCATCGTGCCGCTGGTCGAGCGGCTGCGGGACCTGGGCGCCGCCTACGACCTCGAGGGCGACATCTACTTCTCCGTCGAGTCCGACCCGCACTTCGGCGAGGTGTCGGGGCTCGACGCCGCCGCCATGCGCCTGCTGTCCGCCGAGCGCGGCGGCGACCCGGACCGCGCGGGCAAGAAGAACCCGCTCGACCCGATGCTCTGGATGGCCGCCCGCGACGGCGAGCCGAGCTGGGACGGCGGCTCCCTCGGCCCCGGCCGCCCCGGCTGGCACATCGAGTGCGTCGCCATCGCCCTCGACCACCTCGGCATGGGCTTCGACATCCAGGGCGGCGGCTCCGACCTGGCCTTCCCGCACCACGAGATGGGCGCGTCGCACGCGCAGGCGCTGACCGGCGAGCACCCCTTCGCCAAGGCGTACGTGCACGCCGGCATGGTCGCCCTCGACGGCGCCAAGATGTCCAAGTCCAAGGGCAATCTGGTCTTCGTCTCCCGGCTGCGGCGCGATGGCGTCGACCCCGCCGCCATCCGGCTCGCCCTGCTCGCCCACCACTACCGCGCCGACTGGGAGTGGACCGACCAGGTGCTCCAGGACGCCGTCGCGCGGCTCGCCCGCTGGCGCGCCGCGGTGTCCCGCCCCGACGGACCGCCCGCCGAGGCCCTGGTCGAGGAGGTGCGCGAGGCCCTGGCCAACGACCTGGACGCGCCCGCCGCGCTCGCCGCCGTCGACCGCTGGGCCGCCCGTCAGGACGCCGAGGGCGGCACGGACGAGGGCGCCCCCGGCGTCGTGTCCCGCGCGGTGGACGCACTGCTGGGCGTCGCCCTGTAG
- a CDS encoding aldo/keto reductase, with product MEQRHLGRTGLRVSRIGLGTLTWGHSDEIGENDAADLLKAFWEAGGTLVDTADVYGDGEAEYLLGRLVERLVPRRDLVIATKAGSVPDPDRRFDGSRGHLLSALDASLARLGTDYVDLWQVHAFDSGTPLEETLQALDIAVSSGRARYAGVSNFSGWQLAKAATWQLAAPGTRTRIASTQMEYSLLQRGVEREVLPAALDLGVGLLPSSPLGRGVLTGKYRNATPADSRGASEQFAPFVAPYLDDAAGRVVDAVAIAADGLAVTPLQVALAWVRDRPGVTAPIVGARNAQQLTAALSVETLSLPDEICQALDDVSAPVHRYPDQDWSTL from the coding sequence ATGGAGCAGAGGCATCTCGGCCGAACAGGTCTGCGCGTGTCCCGGATCGGGCTCGGCACCCTCACATGGGGGCACTCCGACGAGATCGGGGAGAACGACGCCGCCGACCTGCTGAAGGCCTTCTGGGAGGCGGGCGGCACCCTCGTGGACACGGCCGATGTGTACGGCGACGGGGAGGCCGAGTACCTCCTCGGGCGACTCGTCGAGCGCCTGGTGCCGCGGCGCGATCTGGTCATCGCGACGAAGGCGGGCAGCGTGCCCGACCCCGACCGCCGCTTCGACGGCTCGCGCGGCCATCTGCTGTCCGCGCTCGACGCCTCCCTGGCCCGCCTCGGCACGGACTACGTCGACCTGTGGCAGGTCCACGCCTTCGACAGCGGCACGCCCCTGGAGGAGACGCTCCAGGCCCTGGACATCGCGGTCAGCAGCGGCCGCGCGCGCTACGCGGGCGTCTCCAACTTCAGCGGTTGGCAGCTCGCCAAGGCCGCCACCTGGCAGCTCGCCGCGCCCGGCACCCGCACCCGCATCGCCAGCACGCAGATGGAGTACTCCCTGCTTCAACGCGGCGTCGAGCGCGAGGTGCTGCCCGCCGCCCTCGACCTCGGCGTCGGCCTGCTGCCCTCGTCGCCGCTCGGCCGCGGCGTCCTCACCGGCAAGTACCGCAACGCGACTCCCGCCGACTCGCGCGGCGCCTCCGAGCAGTTCGCCCCGTTCGTCGCGCCGTACCTGGACGACGCGGCCGGGCGGGTCGTGGACGCCGTGGCGATAGCGGCCGACGGCCTCGCCGTCACCCCGTTGCAGGTGGCGCTCGCCTGGGTGCGCGACCGCCCCGGAGTGACCGCCCCGATCGTCGGCGCGCGCAACGCCCAGCAGCTCACGGCCGCATTGTCAGTGGAGACCCTTAGTCTTCCTGACGAGATCTGCCAGGCGCTCGACGATGTGTCAGCGCCCGTGCACCGCTACCCAGACCAGGACTGGAGCACGCTGTGA
- a CDS encoding histidine phosphatase family protein: protein MPTLILVRHGRSTANTAGLLAGWTPGVGLDERGAEQAAALPGRLAALPLAEVVTSPLQRCQETLAPLLAARPDVPVHTDERIGECHYGDWSGRKLAELADEPLMEVVQQHPAAAAFPGGESLRAMQTRAAEAVREWNARVERDHGADAVYLMCSHGDIIKSLVADAIGLHLDLFQRISVEPCSVTAIRFTRLRPFLVRLGDTGDFGSLAPREASASGDAQVGGDAGAP from the coding sequence ATGCCCACGCTGATCCTCGTCCGCCACGGACGCTCGACCGCCAACACCGCGGGCCTGCTGGCCGGCTGGACTCCCGGCGTCGGCCTCGACGAGCGCGGCGCCGAGCAGGCCGCCGCGCTGCCCGGGCGACTCGCCGCGCTGCCCCTCGCCGAGGTCGTCACCAGCCCGCTGCAGCGCTGTCAGGAGACCCTCGCGCCGCTGCTCGCCGCGCGCCCCGACGTGCCCGTCCACACGGACGAGCGCATCGGCGAGTGCCACTACGGCGACTGGTCGGGCCGCAAGCTCGCCGAGCTCGCGGACGAGCCCCTGATGGAGGTCGTCCAGCAGCACCCGGCCGCGGCCGCCTTCCCCGGCGGCGAGTCGCTGCGGGCCATGCAGACGCGGGCCGCGGAGGCCGTGCGCGAGTGGAACGCGCGCGTGGAGCGCGACCACGGCGCCGACGCGGTCTATCTGATGTGCTCCCACGGCGACATCATCAAGTCCCTCGTCGCCGACGCCATCGGGCTGCACCTGGACCTGTTCCAGCGCATCTCCGTGGAACCCTGTTCCGTCACGGCGATCCGCTTCACCCGGCTGCGGCCCTTCCTCGTACGGCTCGGTGACACCGGCGACTTCGGTTCGCTCGCCCCGCGCGAGGCGTCCGCGAGCGGCGACGCACAGGTGGGCGGCGACGCGGGCGCACCGTGA
- a CDS encoding LLM class F420-dependent oxidoreductase: MQLGINLGYWGAGMDADNLVVAKEADKLGYAVCWAAEAYGSDAATVLSWVAAQTERIDVGSAIFQIPARQPAMTAMTAATLDSLSGGRFRLGLGVSGPQVSEGWYGVKFDKPLARTREYVEIVRKAMTRERLSYEGEHWTLPLPGGPGKPIKLTVHPQREHIPLYIAAIGPKNLEQTGEIADGALLIFPAAEHLEETALRHLRAGREKAGLTMEGFDVVPTLPLAVGKDADVDTLADMFRPYTALYVGGMGSRKQNFYNQLAQRMGYEKEAAEIQDKYLSGDKEGAAAAVPRSLIDSTTLLGSVDRIADRMRAYAEAGVTTLTLAPAGFTVEERLASLRAGTEAMERAGLA, translated from the coding sequence ATGCAGCTCGGTATCAACCTCGGCTACTGGGGCGCCGGGATGGACGCGGACAATCTCGTCGTCGCGAAGGAGGCCGACAAGCTGGGCTACGCGGTCTGCTGGGCGGCCGAGGCCTACGGTTCGGACGCGGCCACCGTGCTCTCGTGGGTGGCGGCGCAGACCGAGCGGATCGACGTCGGCTCGGCGATCTTCCAGATCCCGGCGCGCCAGCCCGCGATGACCGCGATGACGGCGGCCACCCTCGACTCGCTGTCCGGCGGCCGGTTCCGGCTCGGGCTCGGCGTCTCCGGGCCGCAGGTCTCCGAGGGCTGGTACGGCGTGAAGTTCGACAAGCCGCTGGCCCGCACCCGGGAGTACGTCGAGATCGTACGCAAGGCCATGACGCGCGAGCGGCTGAGCTACGAGGGCGAGCACTGGACGCTGCCGCTGCCGGGCGGCCCCGGCAAGCCCATCAAGCTGACCGTGCACCCGCAGCGTGAGCACATCCCGCTGTACATCGCCGCGATCGGGCCGAAGAACCTGGAGCAGACCGGCGAGATCGCCGACGGCGCGCTGCTGATCTTCCCGGCCGCCGAGCACCTGGAGGAGACCGCGCTGCGTCATCTGCGGGCCGGGCGCGAGAAGGCGGGCCTGACCATGGAGGGCTTCGACGTGGTGCCCACCCTGCCGCTCGCGGTCGGCAAGGACGCGGACGTCGACACCCTCGCCGACATGTTCCGGCCCTACACCGCGCTGTACGTCGGCGGCATGGGCAGCCGGAAGCAGAACTTCTACAACCAGCTCGCCCAGCGCATGGGGTACGAGAAGGAGGCCGCCGAGATCCAGGACAAGTACCTGTCCGGCGACAAGGAGGGCGCGGCCGCCGCCGTGCCGCGGTCCCTGATCGACTCCACCACCCTGCTCGGCTCCGTGGACCGCATCGCCGACCGGATGCGGGCCTACGCGGAGGCCGGTGTCACCACGCTCACGCTGGCGCCCGCGGGCTTCACGGTGGAGGAGCGGCTGGCCTCGCTGCGCGCGGGCACCGAGGCCATGGAGCGCGCCGGGCTGGCGTAG
- a CDS encoding SCO1664 family protein → MPAPERIPAGRVSATELLARGELTVRGQIREASNAVLYCTVAYEEQSAACVYKPVAGERPLWDFPDGTLAQREVAAYEVSEALGWGLVPPTVLRDGPYGEGMVQLWVGPDASGEPGEPGEPREAAESAESADGADVGAEESDAAGLLALVEGDEPGEGWKAVGYAQVGEGRTALLVHADDARLRRLAVLDAVINNADRKGGHLVLGDGGRLFGIDHGVTFNVEDKLRTLLWGWAGEKLPEGAVDALGSLRDGLVAGAPLAGRLAELLTAAEVDAVRERVDALLAAGRHPSPSGQWPAIPWPPV, encoded by the coding sequence ATGCCCGCGCCAGAACGGATACCGGCGGGACGCGTGAGCGCCACCGAACTGCTCGCCCGCGGTGAGTTGACCGTGCGCGGGCAGATCCGGGAGGCCTCCAACGCGGTGCTCTACTGCACGGTCGCCTACGAGGAGCAGAGCGCCGCCTGCGTCTACAAGCCCGTCGCCGGGGAGCGGCCCCTGTGGGACTTCCCCGACGGGACCCTCGCGCAGCGGGAGGTCGCCGCGTACGAGGTCTCCGAAGCGCTCGGGTGGGGCCTGGTGCCGCCCACCGTGCTGCGGGACGGCCCCTACGGGGAGGGGATGGTCCAGCTGTGGGTCGGGCCGGATGCCTCCGGGGAGCCCGGAGAGCCCGGAGAGCCCAGGGAAGCCGCGGAGTCCGCGGAGTCCGCGGACGGTGCCGACGTCGGGGCTGAGGAGAGCGACGCGGCCGGGCTGCTAGCCCTCGTCGAGGGGGACGAGCCCGGGGAGGGCTGGAAGGCCGTCGGGTACGCCCAGGTGGGCGAGGGGCGCACGGCGCTGCTCGTGCACGCGGACGACGCCCGGCTGCGGCGGCTCGCCGTCCTCGACGCCGTGATCAACAACGCCGACCGCAAGGGCGGGCATCTCGTGCTCGGCGACGGCGGGCGCCTCTTCGGCATCGACCACGGGGTCACGTTCAACGTCGAGGACAAGCTGCGGACGCTGCTGTGGGGATGGGCCGGGGAGAAGCTGCCCGAGGGGGCGGTGGACGCGCTGGGTTCCCTGCGGGACGGCCTGGTGGCGGGGGCGCCGTTGGCCGGGCGGCTGGCGGAGTTGCTGACCGCCGCGGAGGTCGACGCCGTCCGGGAGCGGGTGGACGCGCTGCTCGCCGCGGGGCGGCATCCGAGTCCTTCGGGGCAGTGGCCGGCCATTCCGTGGCCGCCGGTGTGA
- a CDS encoding DUF3090 domain-containing protein, producing MSRQVFLYDPPERFVAGTVGLPGRRTFFLQASAGVRVTSVALEKTQVAALAERMEELLDEVVRRSGGSAAVPAVAPAEVTDSAPLDSPVEEEFRVGTMALAWDGDEERMIVEAQALVELDADSEEDLAEAEERLLQDEENGPPMLRVRLTGAQARAFTKRALDVVNAGRPPCPLCSLPLDPEGHVCPRQNGYRRDA from the coding sequence GTGTCCCGTCAGGTGTTCCTCTATGACCCGCCGGAACGCTTCGTCGCCGGAACCGTCGGGCTCCCCGGTCGGCGTACCTTCTTCCTCCAGGCCTCCGCGGGCGTCAGGGTGACCAGCGTCGCCCTGGAGAAGACCCAGGTGGCCGCGCTCGCCGAGCGCATGGAGGAATTGCTCGACGAGGTCGTGCGGCGCAGCGGCGGCAGCGCGGCGGTGCCCGCCGTGGCGCCCGCCGAGGTCACCGACAGCGCCCCGCTCGACTCGCCCGTCGAGGAGGAGTTCCGGGTCGGCACGATGGCGCTCGCCTGGGACGGCGACGAGGAGCGCATGATCGTGGAGGCGCAGGCACTCGTCGAGCTGGACGCGGACTCCGAGGAGGACCTGGCGGAGGCCGAGGAAAGGCTCCTGCAGGACGAGGAGAACGGCCCCCCGATGCTCCGCGTCCGCCTCACCGGCGCCCAGGCCAGGGCCTTCACCAAGCGTGCCCTCGACGTCGTGAACGCGGGCCGCCCGCCGTGCCCGCTGTGCAGCCTGCCGCTCGACCCGGAAGGACACGTATGCCCGCGCCAGAACGGATACCGGCGGGACGCGTGA